The following proteins are encoded in a genomic region of Arachis ipaensis cultivar K30076 chromosome B02, Araip1.1, whole genome shotgun sequence:
- the LOC107624497 gene encoding F-box protein CPR30-like isoform X2 yields MEKKQKSIDDILPLDLIHRILLRVPAKHLARLRCVSKLWYSLISDPQFAELHFHNSPAATNATIFIDHINRTVAYFVYLEALFSDDIDTSPVKVVPPPFKKKKPPTDFEFLGSCRGFVLLHRDPHFLVVWNPLTGYSKRISYSRIASRCVYKDISLPCKFYLYGFGYDASQDDYVVVVAWQDKDYHYHLDYLSLRTNSWINLDAAFSKPSGVFDINSCGLFLNGAIHWLPHSPKTFRDAILIFDLKERTFSRISGPEQPVMSAFSYSNLALLGGCLALYYRNDFSHNTHIWVMKEYKVHSSWTLHEIPCKVYQLFCLSSDGDIIVRGYDEVEVEVGYFIYNVRRDLLTHFEDLFYSFRITDTVYTESLLPFPSDIKDKDKKKKMKKKRKENSVMQW; encoded by the exons ATGGAGAAGAAGCAGAAGAGCATTGACGACATCCTCCCTCTTGACCTGATTCACAGAATCTTACTGAGAGTGCCGGCCAAGCATCTCGCTCGTCTCAGGTGCGTTTCGAAGCTCTGGTACTCTCTAATTTCCGATCCACAATTTGCGGAATTGCATTTTCACAACTCTCCCGCAGCCACCAACGCAACCATCTTCATAGACCACATAAACCGCACTGTGGCTTACTTCGTTTACTTAGAAGCACTATTTAGTGACGACATTGATACATCACCCGTAAAAGTGGTGCCTCCCCCtttcaagaagaaaaagccaccTACTGATTTTGAGTTCCTGGGATCCTGCAGAGGCTTTGTTCTTTTACATCGAGACCCACATTTTCTTGTGGTATGGAACCCACTGACTGGATACAGCAAAAGAATATCCTACTCTCGTATTGCTTCTCGTTGTGTGTACAAGGATATTAGCCTTCCCTGCAAGTTCTATCTGTATGGATTTGGTTATGATGCTTCACAGGATGACTACGTAGTTGTTGTAGCTTGGCAGGATAAGGATTACCATTATCACTTGGATTACTTGTCCTTGAGAACCAATTCATGGATTAATCTCGATGCTGCATTCTCCAAACCCTCGGGTGTTTTTGACATCAATTCTTGTGGGTTGTTCTTGAATGGTGCTATTCATTGGCTGCCTCACTCTCCTAAAACTTTTAGGGATGCTATTCTTATCTTTGATCTGAAGGAGAGGACTTTTTCAAGGATATCTGGGCCGGAACAACCTGTAATGAGTGCATTCTCCTATTCAAATCTCGCCCTACTAGGAGGCTGCCTAGCCTTGTATTATCGCAATGATTTTAGCCATAACACTCACATATGGGTGATGAAAGAATATAAAGTGCACTCATCTTGGACTCTCCATGAGATTCCTTGCAAAGTCTATCAGCTATTCTGCTTATCCAGTGATGGTGATATTATTGTAAGAGGTTATGATGAAGTAGAAGTAGAAGTAGGTTACTTCATATATAATGTCAGAAGAGACCTGCTCACACATTTTGAAGATCTTTTTTATTCATTCCGAATAACGGATACTGTGTATACAGAGAGTCTCTTGCCATTTCCTAGTGACATTAAGGATaaggataagaagaagaagatgaaaaagaagaggaaggaaaacA gTGTCATGCAATGGTGA
- the LOC107624497 gene encoding F-box protein CPR30-like isoform X1: protein MEKKQKSIDDILPLDLIHRILLRVPAKHLARLRCVSKLWYSLISDPQFAELHFHNSPAATNATIFIDHINRTVAYFVYLEALFSDDIDTSPVKVVPPPFKKKKPPTDFEFLGSCRGFVLLHRDPHFLVVWNPLTGYSKRISYSRIASRCVYKDISLPCKFYLYGFGYDASQDDYVVVVAWQDKDYHYHLDYLSLRTNSWINLDAAFSKPSGVFDINSCGLFLNGAIHWLPHSPKTFRDAILIFDLKERTFSRISGPEQPVMSAFSYSNLALLGGCLALYYRNDFSHNTHIWVMKEYKVHSSWTLHEIPCKVYQLFCLSSDGDIIVRGYDEVEVEVGYFIYNVRRDLLTHFEDLFYSFRITDTVYTESLLPFPSDIKDKDKKKKMKKKRKENSHQNQKDVKQGKRI from the exons ATGGAGAAGAAGCAGAAGAGCATTGACGACATCCTCCCTCTTGACCTGATTCACAGAATCTTACTGAGAGTGCCGGCCAAGCATCTCGCTCGTCTCAGGTGCGTTTCGAAGCTCTGGTACTCTCTAATTTCCGATCCACAATTTGCGGAATTGCATTTTCACAACTCTCCCGCAGCCACCAACGCAACCATCTTCATAGACCACATAAACCGCACTGTGGCTTACTTCGTTTACTTAGAAGCACTATTTAGTGACGACATTGATACATCACCCGTAAAAGTGGTGCCTCCCCCtttcaagaagaaaaagccaccTACTGATTTTGAGTTCCTGGGATCCTGCAGAGGCTTTGTTCTTTTACATCGAGACCCACATTTTCTTGTGGTATGGAACCCACTGACTGGATACAGCAAAAGAATATCCTACTCTCGTATTGCTTCTCGTTGTGTGTACAAGGATATTAGCCTTCCCTGCAAGTTCTATCTGTATGGATTTGGTTATGATGCTTCACAGGATGACTACGTAGTTGTTGTAGCTTGGCAGGATAAGGATTACCATTATCACTTGGATTACTTGTCCTTGAGAACCAATTCATGGATTAATCTCGATGCTGCATTCTCCAAACCCTCGGGTGTTTTTGACATCAATTCTTGTGGGTTGTTCTTGAATGGTGCTATTCATTGGCTGCCTCACTCTCCTAAAACTTTTAGGGATGCTATTCTTATCTTTGATCTGAAGGAGAGGACTTTTTCAAGGATATCTGGGCCGGAACAACCTGTAATGAGTGCATTCTCCTATTCAAATCTCGCCCTACTAGGAGGCTGCCTAGCCTTGTATTATCGCAATGATTTTAGCCATAACACTCACATATGGGTGATGAAAGAATATAAAGTGCACTCATCTTGGACTCTCCATGAGATTCCTTGCAAAGTCTATCAGCTATTCTGCTTATCCAGTGATGGTGATATTATTGTAAGAGGTTATGATGAAGTAGAAGTAGAAGTAGGTTACTTCATATATAATGTCAGAAGAGACCTGCTCACACATTTTGAAGATCTTTTTTATTCATTCCGAATAACGGATACTGTGTATACAGAGAGTCTCTTGCCATTTCCTAGTGACATTAAGGATaaggataagaagaagaagatgaaaaagaagaggaaggaaaacA GCCATCAGAATCAGAAAGATGTCAAACAAGGAAAGAGAATTTAG